Proteins co-encoded in one Oreochromis aureus strain Israel breed Guangdong linkage group 3, ZZ_aureus, whole genome shotgun sequence genomic window:
- the LOC116324662 gene encoding uncharacterized protein LOC116324662 yields the protein MEEELQELRDLIAQLKADNERLRQERAVESDHFGRTIILHCRAPNNNFTLVQWSRAGLEPEHVAVYKGGQFLPDHQHPSFKNRVDLQDRQMKDGDVSLILNNATSADSGKYECRVFNRGTVRRRRTLSRIPPINTTYLSVVDPPGQTGGHTEDGGKEDGGKKAGGNELSWELLARVARGMEMFARLVRGMELLVRVAIRMELLAVETTWMEWLARVARGMEFLVEVVRGMEWLMEVPIGIGWLAWVARGIEVLAVLARGMECLARVAIRMELLEVETRWMEWLARVARGMECLVEVARGMEWLAGVPRGMGWLSWVARGIEVLAGLATGMDWLARVAIRMEFLAVETRRMEWLAGVARGMELLTEVARGMELLAEVARGMQLFNSIQFNSILFI from the exons ATCACTTTGGACGGACCATTATTCTGCactgtcgagctccaaacaacaacttCACTCTTGtacagtggagcagagctggTCTGGAGCCAGAACATGTTGCTGTTTACAAGGGTGGACAGTTCCTTCCAGatcaccagcatccatcttttaagaaccgggtggatctgcaggacagacagatgaaggatggagacgtatCTTTGATTCTGAATAATGCGACGAGTGCTGATAGTGGAAAATATGAGTGTCGTGTGTTCAACAGAGGAACAGTGCGCAGGAGGAGAACCCTGTCAAGGATTCCTCCCATCAACACCAcctacctgagtgttgttgatcctccag gtcagacaggaggacacacagaggatggagggaaagaggatggagggaagaagGCAGGAGGGAATGAGTTGTCTTGGGAGTTGTTAGCGAGGGTGGCAAGAGGGATGGAGATGTTTGCGAGGCTGGTTAGAGGGATGGAGTTGTTGGTAAGGGTGGCTATAAGGATGGAGTTGTTAGCGGTGGAGACTACATGGATGGAGTGGTTGGCGAGGGTGGCTAGAGGTATGGAGTTCTTGGTGGAAGTGGTTAGAGGGATGGAGTGGTTGATGGAGGTGCCTATAGGGATTGGGTGGTTGGCGTGGGTGGCTAGAGGGATAGAGGTTTTGGCGGTTTTGGCTAGAGGGATGGAGTGCTTGGCGAGGGTGGCTATAAGGATGGAGTTGTTAGAGGTGGAGACTAGATGGATGGAGTGGTTGGCGAGGGTGGCTAGAGGGATGGAGTGCTTGGTGGAAGTGGCTAGAGGGATGGAGTGGTTGGCGGGGGTGCCTAGAGGGATGGGGTGGTTGTCGTGGGTGGCTAGAGGGATAGAGGTTTTGGCGGGGTTGGCTACAGGGATGGATTGGTTGGCGAGGGTGGCTATAAGGATGGAGTTCTTGGCAGTGGAGACTAGAAGGATGGAGTGGTTGGCGGGAGTGGCTAGAGGGATGGAGTTGTTGACGGAAGTGGCTAGAGGGATGGAGTTGTTGGCGGAAGTGGCTAGAGGGATGCagttgttcaattcaattcaattcaattcaattttatttatatag
- the LOC120436736 gene encoding CD226 antigen-like, whose amino-acid sequence MDVTSVCWILLATCLFSIVSAVLEQIITMKPGQDVNLTCEAPNNNNIIIVEWSRADLKEDEYVLFYRDGRFLPDNQHPSFKNRVDLQDRQMKDGDVSLILNNVTINDTGTYECRVWLEETRSLELINSTNLTVVPPGQPRGDGQDGGKEAGSVGMIVGLSVFALLLVAAVVGFLMYRKHQEQKIQDSYQPPAEQQPV is encoded by the exons ATGGATGTAACATCAGTCTGCTGGATTCTGCTGGCTACTTGTCTGTTCTCGATCGTGTCTGCAG TTTTAGAGCAAATCATCACAATGAAGCCTGGACAGGACGTCAATCTGACATGTGAAGCTCCAAACAATAACAACATCATTattgtagagtggagcagagctgacctgaagGAAGATGAATATGTGCTTTTTTACCGGGACGGTCGGTTTCTTCCagacaaccagcatccatcttttaagaaccgggtggatctgcaggacagacagatgaaggatggagacgtgtctttgattctgaacaatgtgacgattaatgacactggaacatacgagtgtcgtgtCTGGTTGGAAGAAACACGCTCATTGGAGCTCATAAACAGCACCAACTTGActgttgttcctccag gtcagccaAGAGGAGATGGACAGGATGGAGGAAAGGAGGCTGGATCTGTTGGAATGATTGTTGGTCTGTCTGTTTTTGCGTtgcttcttgttgctgctgttgttggttttttgatGTACAGAAAACATCAAGAACAAAAGATACAGGATTCCTACCAGCCTCCAGCTGAACAGCAGCCTGTTTGA